Proteins encoded together in one Spodoptera frugiperda isolate SF20-4 chromosome 15, AGI-APGP_CSIRO_Sfru_2.0, whole genome shotgun sequence window:
- the LOC118272817 gene encoding uncharacterized protein LOC118272817: MEEELNEHDLEERLYAMLHHVDETEGNLTPDRGEGLNILENVPRSTVRRYWRISEPPTPSQKVNVQKDATPTPSNNINNKQHPNDVIQNNQTPKPKEEKRESPPRPLTADLSIFKSPVPQNMKRTIEFIEDEDDNAVILESSDEDEVIEVALPPKPTITIESSDEDELQIVNTVSPAKTQVNVDKITTSGERDISASPAPSAVSSVSDEFIRGDCIALNISSRHQDNPSFDFSLHGSDLLEQSTPSKKKKKKKSKDAVTSTPVLPVTPSKPTPNDGCFATPKGKVKNKKQKSKLYTVTEKSIPSADVYDSDSNQSVDTNKNSHSYIVTDKSLPSTDVYESDSNLSECMKEITPITKLKNTDVESSDSSISQDKPIDQASKKNESSVIDMSATISVVDLTGNDSFVNLDLSELDSDLVMGNVSGFSEYDYYGDETLSDNNISKFGSTKIPSILNENLDFDNLKGNEKVCKQRRYSLTTLRAEMEKFYNESWGGENFNHREIQKSMSRDKDLWAIDPKDRMPSLQKRKVTCNYCNRPGHRDDTCRLKPPICYMCGSTGHFEPRCPKKICLNCGSPNHMYSSRCRNCTNWGNLKCNECGQPGHPATHCPDIWRRYHNTVDTNPHLDRSKQKNVSQMYCSGCSRRGHHVHTCRSYLPFSGLPINSPYVYSYRPVYQPAGDNTQRPQHITPPVTPHRNERNKRQSKSPTTHDTHFNKKRNLSTGDEPERRVTKSPAPQRKTSVSKETSDEGNKKEPNKNTQNENKQAPVEKAPNFIPIHSANHDKKGNMIQDNEVSDTSHIITSARIYVTNDIVEKLNTEEGKAWLKEATEKHSVQMENTDVSSFLAIKGKLADQEAFQAALRDWFKPVPTTPVSADTTKPSAEGDTWSVIPKNRNSLLRQLNYALNSLKEDIGDPSAIYKELTFLQNRHQQLLKQKVISPKQLSNNRGNINQMLKKLNMVLIGQAGLADGSAHVSELYALQEKLMNLRQKVIPNDLRKEIGQHYALIFTALPRNDYSDLLKIYNTTKPSSMVKRKKTLKLNPKLNRLKIKVNSIPTQPIQNGNKEERVEVPGSCCNPVMLQKLAFYHKRLLSARPSGAALKRTRGDLVRRLYSSIASLYRKEKMSSKNMKKVKKLQEQAQLFLSNV, translated from the exons ATGGAAGAG gaaCTTAACGAACATGATTTGGAGGAAAGGCTTTATGCTATGCTACATCATGTGGACGAGACAGAGGGTAACTTAACACCGGACCGCGGGGAAGGGTTAAACATATTAGAGAATGTGCCCCGAAGCACGGTTCGTCGTTACTGGCGTATCAGCGAGCCTCCTACTCCGTCTCAAAAGGTGAACGTACAGAAAGATGCCACACCAACACCATCTAACAACATCAACAACAAACAGCATCCGAATGATGTTATCCAGAATAACCAAACACCGAAACCCAAAGAAGAAAAACGTGAGTCGCCACCACGGCCTCTCACTGCCGATCTGTCCATATTCAAATCACCTGTACCTCAAAATATGAAAAGAACCATTGAGTTTATTGAAGATGAAGATGATAATGCTGTTATACTTGAATCTAGTGATGAGGATGAGGTTATTGAAGTGGCACTACCCCCAAAACCGACCATTACCATTGAAAGCTCTGATGAAGACGAACTTCAGATTGTCAACACAGTCTCTCCTGCTAAAACTCAAGTTAATGTGGATAAGATAACAACAAGTGGAGAAAGAGACATTTCAGCCAGTCCTGCACCCTCAGCTGTCTCATCTGTGTCAGATGAGTTCATTCGTGGTGACTGTATTGCATTAAATATATCCTCCCGACATCAGGACAATCCCAGCTTTGATTTTAGTCTCCATGGATCTGATCTACTTGAACAGAGTACTCCatcaaagaaaaagaagaagaagaagagcAAAGATGCAGTTACTTCTACTCCTGTCCTCCCTGTAACACCTAGCAAGCCTACCCCTAATGATGGATGCTTTGCTACTCCTAAAGGTAAAGTTAAGAATAAGAagcaaaaatctaaattatataCAGTGACCGAGAAAAGTATTCCGAGTGCAGATGTGTATGACTCTGACAGTAACCAGTCAGTAGACACCAACAAGAACAGCCACTCATATATTGTTACTGACAAAAGTCTACCCAGTACTGATGTCTATGAATCAGATTCAAACCTGTCTGAATGTATGAAAGAGATCACGCCCATTACGAAGCTAAAGAACACTGATGTAGAAAGTTCGGACAGCAGCATTTCTCAAGATAAACCCATTGATCAGGCTTCAAAGAAGAATGAGTCCAGTGTAATTGACATGTCTGCAACCATTTCTGTTGTAGACCTAACTGGAAATGATAGTTTTGTAAATCTGGATTTGTCCGAGTTAGACAGTGACCTTGTCATGGGAAATGTATCAGGATTCTCTGAATATGATTACTATGGCGATGAGACTTTATCTGACAATAACATTTCGAAATTTGGCTCCACAAAAATTCCTTCGATATTAAACGAAAACCTCGATTTTGATAATTTGAAAGGCAATGAGAAAGTTTGCAAGCAACGAAGATACTCTCTGACAACTCTACGGGCCGAAATGGAGAAATTCTATAATGAGAGCTGGGGCGGAGAGAATTTTAACCACAGAGAAATACAGAAAAGCATGTCAC gtgaCAAGGACTTGTGGGCGATTGATCCCAAGGATAGGATGCCATCTCTGCAGAAGAGAAAAGTGac ATGCAACTATTGCAACCGGCCTGGACACAGAGACGACACGTGTCGCCTGAAGCCGCCCATCTGCTACATGTgtggctccactggacacttcGAGCCTCGCTGTCCCAAGAAGATCTGCCTTAACTGCGGCTCTCCCAACCACATGTACTCGTCCAGGTGCCGCAACTGCACCAACTGGGGCAACCTCAAGTGTAACGAGTGCGGACAGCCCGGCCACCCCGCCACCCACTGCCCCGACATCTGGCGCCGATACCACAACACTGTGGACACCAACCCCCACCTGGATCGAAGCAAACAAAAGAATGTCAGCCAAATGTACTGCAGCGGGTGCTCTCGGCGCGGACACCACGTGCACACGTGCCGCTCGTATCTGCCCTTCTCCGGCCTCCCCATCAACTCGCCCTACGTGTACTCCTACCGCCCAGTCTACCAACCCGCCGGCGACAACACACAGAGGCCACAGCACATCACCCCACCCGTCACGCCGCATAGGAATGAACGCAACAAACGCCAATCCAAGTCTCCCACCACCCACGACACCCATTTTAACAAGAAAAGGAACCTGTCCACGGGCGACGAGCCTGAACGACGTGTCACTAAGAGTCCTGCACCCCAACGGAAAACTTCCGTCAGCAAGGAAACCTCGGACGAAGGAAACAAAAAAGAACCTAACAAAAACACACAGAACGAAAATAAACAAGCGCCCGTCGAAAAGGCACCCAACTTCATTCCCATCCACTCTGCAAACCATGACAAAAAAGGCAACATGATTCAAGACAACGAAGTTTCAGATACGAGCCATATCATCACTTCAGCCCGAATCTATGTTACCAATGACATCGTTGAAAAGCTCAATACCGAAGAAGGTAAAGCATGGTTGAAGGAAGCTACGGAAAAACACAGTGTACAAATGGAGAACACAGATGTTTCTTCATTTTTGGCTATTAAGGGCAAACTAGCTGATCAGGAAGCCTTCCAGGCGGCACTCAGGGACTGGTTTAAACCTGTCCCTACCACACCAGTGTCCGCCGACACCACCAAGCCAAGTGCTGAAGGCGACACTTGGAGCGTCATACCGAAGAATAGAAACAGCTTGTTGCGACAACTCAACTACGCGTTGAATTCACTTAAAGAGGATATAGGAGACCCCAGCGCGATATACAAGGAGCTGACGTTCCTCCAGAATCGCCACCAACAattgttaaaacaaaaagttatcaGCCCTAAACAGCTGAGTAACAACCGAGGAAACATCAACCAAATGCTCAAGAAATTAAACATGGTCCTCATCGGACAAGCTGGTCTTGCCGACGGGTCGGCACATGTTAGTGAACTGTACGCGCTGCAAGAGAAACTCATGAATTTAAGACAGAAAGTTATACCCAACGATCTCCGAAAAGAGATCGGACAACATTACGCGCTCATTTTTACAGCGCTCCCAAGAAACGACTACTCAGATCTACTAAAAATTTATAACACTACAAAACCGTCTTCTATGGTAAAGAGGAAGAAGACGCTGAAACTCAATCCCAAACTAAACAGATTGAAGATAAAAGTAAACAGCATTCCAACACAACCTATTCAAAATGGCAACAAAGAGGAGCGTGTGGAAGTCCCTGGATCCTGTTGCAACCCGGTCATGCTACAGAAGTTAGCTTTCTACCACAAACGATTGCTGAGCGCACGACCCTCGGGCGCTGCTCTCAAGAGAACGCGAGGCGACCTCGTGAGGAGGCTCTACTCCTCTATCGCCTCATTATACAGAAAAGAGAAAATGTCTTCAAAGAATATGAAAAAAGTGAAGAAGCTACAGGAACAAGCACAGTTGTTCTTgtctaatgtataa